The Flavobacterium johnsoniae genomic sequence TAAACTTTCCTTTTTTACTCATTTCCCAGCTTTGACTGTTTCTTTAGACGAATTGTCATTAACTGGTTCTAAACCTTTTAGTAATGATACTTTGTTAAAAGCAGATGAAGTTGCTTTTGGAATTGACATCAAAAGATTACTATTTGACAATGAAGTAAAAATCAACAAACTTTATGTTTCTGATGCTTTGATTAATGTAATGGTGAATGAAAAAGGTCAAGCCAATTACAATATTTATGTTGCGCCAGAAAAACGAAAAGACGAAAAAGATGCACCAGAAGAAGGAACAGCAATTCGATTAGAAAGAATAGATATAAAAAATTGCCACATAAAATATAATGACCGTTCGGCAAAAATTTTGGTTGACGCAAAAGGCTTCAATTATGTTGGAAAAGGAAACTTAAGCGAAGATATTTTTGATCTTGCCACAGATGCCAAAATTGATAATCTTGATTTCTTTTATGACAGAACAGGTTATGTTAGAAAAAAAGAAGTTCGTGCTGAATTAATTACAAGAATTAACACCAATTCGCTTTCTTTTATTCTACAGAAAAACGAATTGCGTATTAATAAACTGCCTTTAAAATTTACCGGTTTATTTACCATTTTACGAGACGGATACAAAATTGATATCAAAGCTTTATCAGAAAACACAACCGTAAAAGATTTGTTATCTGTAATGCCTCCAGAATATTTGACTTGGTTAGAAAAAACGGAAATTTCTGGAAGAAGCGATTTATTATTGACTTTTAAAGGCGATTATAATGTAGCGAAAAAACAAAAACCAAACTTGGCTTTCAATTTAAAAATTAATGAAGGTTCGGTAAATCATAAAGACGCACCAGTTCCTTTAAAAGATTTTCAAATGGATTTGAATGCCATTCTTCCGTCTTTAGATACCGAGCAATTGTTGGTGAATCTTAGAACTTTAAAATTTAAAGTTGGCGATAAAGATTATTTCAATGCTTATTTACGCAGTAAAGGTTTGAACGAAATGACTATTGACGCCAGCATAAAAGGCGCTTTAGATTTAGCGGTTGTTGATGCTGCTTTAGGTTTAAGTGATTTCGATTTGAAAGGAATTTTAAAAACCGATATTCAGGCGAAAGGACTTTTCAGCACTTCAAAAAAATTATTTCCGAAAACAATCGGAGGTATTTCTTTGCGAAACGGATGGCTGAAAACAAAATATTATCCAAATCCAATTACCAATATCACTTTTGTAGCAAATATGCTTAATAAAGCGGGAACTTTTCAAGATTTAATTGTTGCCGTTGCGCCTGCGTCATTCACTTTTGAGGGAAATCCAGTTTATATAAACGCCGCACTATCAGATTTTAATGATTTGGCTTATAATGCAAAAATAAAAGGTGAATTGAATGTTGGAAGAATTTATCAGGTTTTCTCACAAAAAGGTCTTGATTTAACAGGTTATGCAAAAGCCGATCTTTCTCTAAAAGGAAAACAAAGCTACGCCACAACTGGACAATATGACAAATTAGACAATAGAGGAACTCTGATTCTTAAAAATATAAAAGCTACATCCGAATTATTTCCGAAAGCGTTTTTTATAAAACAAGGAAATTTCCGTTTTCAAAACGAAAAAATGTGGTTTGAGAAATTTTATGCCTCTTACGGAAAATCCGATTTTGATATTAATGGTTATTTGTTAAATACCATTAATTATTTCCTAGAATCAAATGGAACTTTGAGCGGAAACTTCAACCTAAAATCAAAATTGATTAATGTTGATGAATTCATGGCGCTTGAAAAAGGAGAAAATAAAGATCAAAAGACAGAAATAGAATATGCAAAAGAAGATAATCCAAAAATGAGCGGTGTGGTTATGATTCCGAAAAATCTAAATGTAAGCTTAAATGCAAATGCAGACAAAGTAGAATACAACGGATTGATAATCAATAAACTTAACGGAAAAACTGGCGTTAAAAAAGAAGGATTTTACTTAGAAAACATTAACTTTAACATCATTGATTGCATTGTCGGAATTAATGCTTTTTATAAAGATGAATCTCCAACAGCTGCACACTTTGACGCTCATTTCACTGCAAAAGATTTCGATGTACAAAGAGCATACAAAGAAATTCCGATGTTTCATGATATGGTTTCTGCTGCAGAAAAAGCACATGGAATAATTTCTGTAGATTATAAAGTTAAAGGCGATTTAGACGGAAATATGGGACCAATTTATGCATCGCTTAACGGTGGCGGAACCATAAATCTGCGCGATGTAAAAATTCAAGGTCTGAAATTATTTGACGGAATTAGCTCTAAAACAGGACAAGACGGTTTGAACAATCCAGACATGAAAGGAATTGAAATTAAATCGACTATTGACAAAAACTTAATTAATGTTGAGCCATTTACCTTTAAAGTGGCTGGTTTTAGACCAACAATTAAAGGAACTACAAGCTTTGATGGACTTCTAGATCTCAGAATGCGTCTAGGTCTTCCCCTATTCGGAATTATCGGTTTTCCTATCGTAGTTACGGGCACGCATGAAGCGCCAAAAATTAAAATTTTCAGCAAAACTGGGCAAGAAATTAATCCAGCGGTTTATGATGAAAAAAGAAATAAAGTAATCAAGAAAGAAAAAGTCAGCAAATCCAAAAAATAATACTGATGAAAAAAGAAAAGCAAAATAAAAATGGATTTTTTGAAACGTTTGCCTCCAGAGTTACAAAAGCAACCGGAAGCACGACTGCATTTATAAGTGCCTTTTTGCTTGTGGTTGTTTGGGCTATTTCTGGACCTATTTTCAATTATTCTGAAACCTGGCAGCTAGTTATTAATACAGGAACAACTATTATAACTTTTCTGATGGTATTTCTCATTCAGAAAGCACAAAATAAAGATTCGCTTGCTATTCAGCTAAAGCTAAATGAACTCGTAGCTTCTAATGAAATGTCGAGCAACAGTCTTATTGATATTGAAGAAATGACCGAAGAAGAAATGATTATCATTCAAAAATACTATCGCCGATTAAGCGAATTGGCTAAGAAAGAAAAAAGCATCAAAACTTCACATTCTATTTCAGAAGCGCAAGAACTTCATAATAGAAAACACAAAAAATAGCACCAAATACACAACCAAAACTTAACTTTAAATAACCATAAATGAAACTGAGCTCTACCGAAACTTATTGGCCACTAAAAAATGCCATGAAACACAGCTATCCTTCTATAGCTTCTGATATCACTACCGATGTTTTAATTATTGGCGGCGGTATTACAGGAGCTTTAATGGCTTATAAATTAGTAAACGAAGGCAAAAAAATTGTTCTTGTAGACAGGAGAGATGTTTGCGGAGGCAGCACCTCTGGAAGTACCGCTTTATTACAATACGAAATTGATGTTCCGCTTCATCAGTTAATTAAGCTTAGAGGTACAAAATGTGCCATAGAAAGTTATCAAAATGGTAAAAAAGCTATTTTCGATCTTCGAAATATCATTGATGCCGTGGGTTGCGACTGCGGTTTTGAATTTAAAAAAAGCATCTATTTTACCACTTTAAAGAAAGATGTTCCTTTTTTAAAAAATGAATTCAAATCGAGAAAACAACATGGTTTCGAAGTAAGCTGGCTCAGCAGATCTGAATTGCAAAAAATGGGTTTAAACGCAATTGCTGGTATAGAATCTAAAACTGCTGCTGTTATGGATCCTTTTAAACTGGCAGGCGATTTACTTTTTTATTGTCATGAAAAAGGAATGCAGATTTATGACCGAACTAATATTACTGGCATTCAGCATCAAAAAGGGAGAATTATTGCGACTTGCGAAAATAAATACACCATAAAAGCAGACCACATTATACATTGTACGGGTTATGAAAGCACAGAAACACTGCAAGAAAAAGTTGTTGATCTGAAAAGCACTTTTGTAATTGCTTCAGAAAGCCAGCCTGATCTTCCTGAAAATTTTAAACACGCCATATTCTGGGATACAGGAAATCCTTATAATTATATTAGAACGACAGATGATAACCGAATTATTATGGGCGGTGGCGATGAAGATTTTAGAGATGCCAATAAACGTGATAAATTGCTTCCTAAAAAAGAAAAATATCTTTTGAAACAATTCTTGAAAAGATTCCCAGATTTAGATTTTAAAATTGATTATTCCTGGGCAGGAACTTTTGGAGAAACCAAAGACGGACTTCCCTATTTCGGAAAACCAAATTCGAGAAGAAATGAGCATTATTTTTTAGGTTTCGGAGGAAACGGAATTACGTTTAGCGTAATGGCAATGAACTCTATTCTAGATTCAATTCACAATAAAAAAAATACAGATTTGGAGTATTATAAGTTTGGACGATAATTCAAGAGGCAAAGGTTCAAAGGCACAAAGAGGCAAAGGTTTAAAAACTTTGTACCTATGTCCCTCTGAACCTTTGTCACTTTTTAAAAAACCAACTCCATCTGAATATTACATCTTTTATATGGCGTTTCTAAGCCAAAAACTTTTTCGAAACCAAGTTTATAATAGAGATTTATTGCAGGTTTTAAGATTGTATTGCTTTCCAAATATATTTTTTTTGCTCCAAGTTCTTTTGCTTTTTCGGCAATTGCTTTTCCTAAAAGCCAGCCAATACTTTTGCCTTGAGCTTTGGGTGAAACCGCCATTTTTGCCATTTCAAAATCATAATCGGCTACATTTGATTTTATTAGTGCACAAACACCAACAGGTTCGTTATCATATAAAGCAACCAAAATTTCGCCACCTTTATTAATAATATATTCTTCAGGATTATCTAGTGCTTTATAATCAGACTCTTCCATTTCAAAATAAGTCGAAATCCATTCTACATTCAAATCTTTAAATGCTTTTTTGTATTTAGAATCGTATGCAACAATTTCTACATTTTTGCTTTCGCGAAGTTTTTTCTGGTCGCTAACTCTTTTAAAAAGTGATTTCTGCTGCAATAAAAATTCCCATTCTTCGACCGCAGCCCAAAGATTGTGTTTCGCTTCAGATATTAAACCTTCAACAGCAACATCAATATCTAATAATTGCTGTTTGATTTTCTCAGAAATCTCAATTCCTTTCTTTGTTAAAACAACATTATTTTTACGTTTGTCTTCTGTTTTTATACCTTCTTCAAGTATTCCAGCTCCAATCATTTCCTGAATAATTTTACTTACAGAAGGTTGCGAATGCCCAATTTCATTAGCAATTTCGGTAATTGTAATTTCTCTATCTTCAGCAATTGTATAAAACACAGGAAACCATTTAGGATTAAAATCTACTCCATATAATTCGTAAATTTTAGAAGCATCTTCTGTAAAAGATGCAGTCATTAAACGTAAACGGCTTCCTAAAGCTACTTTTCCAACTTTATCAAAAAATTCCATAACAATAATTAATTATATAACTAGTTATGCAAATGTATAAAAAAAAACTTTTTTACAAAAGATTTTTTTTGGGACAAAGGTTCAGAGGCGCAAAGGGTCAAAGATTTTTTACTTTGAACTTATACAACACTACCGCTGAACCTTTCAAAAAAAAAACTAAGATTCTAAATTTAGAGTTTTAATTTTTCAGTTAAAAACTCATAAAATCAGAATCTTAGCATTTTAGTATATATCTTGCTTAAAAGCTAACGACATTATTTATTATGACAATTTTAGAAACCTTTGCAACTTTGTTCCTTTGTCTCTTTGTCTCTTTGAACCTTCTTCTAAGCTGTAATAGCCAACGAGTTCAAATTAAACTTGTATTCTTTTGGACTGCAATTGTATTTTTGTTTAAATATTTTAGAAAAATAACTTCTGCTTGTAAAACCGATGCAATACACAATTTCTGAAATATTTAGATCAGAAGTTCTAATTAAAACTTCTGCTTTTAGAACTCGCATATGAGTAATATAATCGTTTACAGTGCGATTATGAATCATTTTAAAACCTTCTTGAAGTTTGTTTGGAGATAATCCAGATTTTTTACTCAAAGATTTAATAGAAAAAGCTTCTTCTGGAGTTGATTTTATAAACTCCGAAAGTTCTTTTATTTCTTCCATTTCTCTCAAAGTCAAACCGTTTGATTCGTTTGCAAAAGCATGTAAATCATCAGAATGCTGCTGAATTTCCATTGCCAGAATAATTCTCATAATTCCTTCTTTCAAAAGATTTCTAACAATTCCGGTTTGCGTAATCGAATTAAGTTGCTCGATTTTTTCGGCAATTTGTAAATTATACGAACCGATATAAAAGAAATCTTGAACCAAATTGTTTTCAAAAAATGTATCTCTTACCTTTTGATTTAAAGATTGCGCCTGTTGTTTTGTATCACTTTGTGTTCCAACAATAATCAAGGTCAATTTTGTTTTTTTTCCTTTTTCAAAAAATAAAACATTATCCTGATTTTCTTTAGAAGTTACAATTGCTGTTTGAAAGGTTTTTAGTTTTCGCTCTTCTCCATTCAATCCAAAACTATGCGCGAGATTTCCTTTAGAACAATAAGCAAAATAAATAGGCGACGATTTCACATTCAAAATATCTAGTCTAACATCTGTAGAAAATGTCATATCAAATTGAACGTAAGAAATAGCGTCATTAAAAGAAGCTCCGATTATGGAACCTTCGGCAAAACTATTTTCAACTTCCAACGTATATTCGTCTAAGTCAAAAGTCACTTTTCCTCCAAAATTTGTATGAAGCTCATCAAAAATATTCTGAGTTTTCTCTGTATTTATAGTAACTATTTTCATGGTCGACGGATTTAAATTCTACAATGTATCCAACAGATCATTTGTAAAAATCTGAAATTCAAAGTTCGTTTAAAGACAGACCAAAGTTGTTATATAATTTTTCGGTTTTGTTTTATAATTCCTTATAAATGCTTACTTTAACATAAATTGAAGAATTGTTATAAGTAAGTATGAAAAGTTTCTCTTTTGCTCCAATAAGTTCACCAACTTCCAAAATATTAATTTTAGGCACAATGCCTGGAACAAAATCCTTAGAACTAAATCAGTATTATGGTCATAATCAGAACAACTTCTGGAAATTTATGTTTAAAATTTTAAATGAAGAATTCTCTGAAAATTATGAAGAAAGAAAAAACCTGTTAATTAAAAACAAGATCGCATTGTGGGATGTCTTACAATTTTGCGATCGAATTGGAAGTTTAGACAGCGCTATAAAAAATGAAATAGCAAATGATTTTGAAAATTTTTTAGAACTTCATCCTCAAATAAGCGTCATTTTCTTTAACGGACAGAAAGCTGCTTCCTTTTTTAAGAAGTATGTTCGTTTAAATAAAGATTATCAAACCTTTACATTGCCTTCTACAAGCCCCGCCAATGCCAGCAAGTCTTTTCAAAGTAAATTAGACCAGTGGAAACTCATTGGAACCTATTTATAACTAGGTAATTTTATACAATTAAAAGGCAAATATTGGAATCATGTAACTTTTTCCTTTTAAAATATAACAAATCTCAACCACTCTTAAAGTAATTTTACAAAAAGAAAAATAAGCCATATTGAAGATTTGACAAATGAAATGGAAAGGCTTTCTTCTTATTAAAATTTACAAAGCAAACTGTAAAAAGTTTAGTCTATAAAGAGAACATTGGTTATGTTAGTTTATTTTTGGGAAAAAGCTACTCTATAGAAATATAGAGTAGCTTTGTTTTTATAGGCTACCATAAAATTCAAAAAGCATGAAAATTCAAACCTATTATAATCATATTCGGTTTTACAAACCGCATCATTTCATATACTATCCTGTTTTAATTTTGTTTCTAATTGCGAGTATTTATTTTGCGATTACAACAGAAGATCACTTAATTTGGGCCTTTATAAGCGTCGGTTTTATATTCTTATTTGCGCTTGCTTTTATGCTTCGTCAGCATTATGCGCTTACTTTGCAAAACAGAATTGTACGTCTAGAAATGCGTTACCGCTATTTTACATTAACTGGAAAACGTTTCGAAGAATTTGAATACAAACTAACAGACGATCAAATATTTGCTTTGCGATTTGCTCCAGATGACGAATTTATTCCTCTTTTAGAAGATGTTTTAAAAAATAATTTAACTGGCGATGCAATCAAAAAAGCAATCGTACACTGGAAAGCCGATTATCACAGAGTTTAACTTATTCTTTTCTTTTATTGAAAATAAGATAAAACAGAAACAACAAAATCCAAACTACAGCAATTACGATAAAATAGATTCCGATAATATTGGGATGCAGATAATTCGGCTCGTAGAATAATTTGTCTAAAGTGGTAATTTTTTCTATAAGCGCTTTTCTATCAAAATTATTTCTAATTCCGTTTAATGGTTCATCATTTTTATCTCTGTAATGATAAACATCTTGCGTTAATTGTTTCGGGACAAGATTTGTCTCTATATTGTATTTTTTAAGAATCGTATCCAATCTTTGAAACTCGTATGTTAAAGAATCTTTCTTCGATTTATAAAGCAAATTATAACGGTCAATTGCCGCTTGACGTTTCTGTTTATTAATCGAATCTCCTTTTACAGCACTAAATAGCGAATTATTTTCTAAGAAAATGCAAATATCTTCATCATGTTCTGGATGCACAGGAACACTTTTGAAAACAATTTCGGTGCTATCATTAATTTCTCTTTTCAAAATAATTCGTTTGTATAATTCTTCTTTATCAAAACCTAAAATATCCAGAATACTGTCTGCTTTATTGGTTGTTTTATCAAAAGTACTTGCCAGAGCTTTTATGGTATCGATACTATAATAAGTAGTTTCTGTAATAGGATATTCGCCAGCCGAAATGGTATCTTCTTGTTTAATTACAGGATAAGGTTTTGGATATAAAATATTCTCATAATTAAACAATTTCTCCGAAGTGTACGAAGTGTAACCATACAAAAACGGATTTAAAACATTCAACAGTTTTTTATCTTTATTAAAATCTTTTTCAGGTAATTCTGTTTTCAGTTTCGCATTCATTCCGAAACTGTAACTGATAAAAAATGAAAAAGTCAAAAAAGAAATTAATAGCAAACAAGTTGCGATTTTTAGCAAATTTCCACCTTTATAACTTTCTCTAGAATGATTTTTAACCAAAAAAATCAGAAAGAATAACAAAAACAATCCGCTTACAAAGAAATGCGAAATCGAAACGTCATCGTAAAATTTAAATCTGTAGAATTCGGTATAAATATTTATTTTCCCTAAACCTTTAAAAGTCAAATAACCGTACAGAAAATAAACTAAATGAATTAAGGCTAATACAATAACAGATTTTACGAAGTAACGTTTTAGGTTTTTAGTCATGGAAAAAGGTTGTAAGTTGCTAAGATTCTAAGGTACTAAGTTTTTTTTAAAGTGACAAAGATTCAAAGGTTCAAAGGAACAAAGGTTTAGCCGTTGTTCAATAAAAAACAAAAAAAAAGACGCACAATAATGCGTCTCTTCAAAACCTTTGTCCCTTTGAACCTCTGAACCTCTGAACCTCTGAACCTCTGAACCTTTACTTAACCTCAAACCCTTCTTTCACAATTTCCTTTTCAACTTTATCAATCAACTTATTGGTTTTGCCTGTTAATCTTTCTTTTTTCCAATCTCCTTTTACATACAAAGCCAAAGTAATTAAAGCCGTTAGAACCGACGCAATCGGGAAAGCCCACCAAATTCCTATTTTACCTAAAGAAGTATTATGAGATAAGATAAAAGCAAGCGGAAACTGAATTACCCATTGCGAAACTAAAGTCAGAATCATAGGTAATTTTGTATTTCCAACTGCACGGAAAACGCCTGTTAAACAAAGTTGTAAACCTAAAAATCCCCAAGAAAGGCAAGTGATTCTTAATAATTCTGTTCCGCCTTCAATAACTGCCTGATCGTTTGGAACGAAGAACGCAATTAAATAAGGAGCGAAAATAAAAGCAATCACGCCAAGTCCCGTCAATAATCCGAAACCTAAATAAGCGCCTAATTTTGCAATTTCACCCGCACGGTCAATGTTTCCCGCGCCAATATTTTGACCAACCAAAGTTGCGATTGCCATCGATAAACCTAAAGCCGGAATTAAAATCAATTGAATTAAATTTGATCCTGCACCGTAAGAAGCAACGGTTAATGTTCCAAAACGTACAATTAAAAAAGTAATCGCCATCATTCCTAACGCTCTCATTGACTGCTCGATGGAAGAAGGGAATCCGATTTGAAAGGCTTTCTTAATATGTTTATAATCTGGTTTAAAATCTTGAATGCGAAGATGAATTCCGTGTTTTCCACGAAACAAGATTGCAAATCCGATTACAATTGCCAAAAGCTGTGTAAACAAAGTTGCCAAAGCTGCACCTTTTACACCCATTGCAGGAATAAAATTCCAACCGTAAATAAATAACGGATCTAGAGCAAAATTCAGAATAACGGTTCCTAAAACTATATAAACAGGTAAAGTAACACGTCCAACTCCACGCATAATGGACTGAAAAATCATAAATCCGAAACTAAAAACAAGTCCTATAAACGCTACGCGCATAAATCCTAAAGCATCAACATAAACTTGTGGCGTTACTTTTAACAGATATAAAAAATACGGACTCAAAATATATCCAATTATTGACAGTACAATCGAAACGATAATGACCATTGATAATGTTTGCGCCGCCACATGATTGACCATTTCCTGATTTCCAGCACCAAAATACTGAGCAATCAAAATTGATCCTGCAATGGCTAGTCCAGTTCCTAAAGCAATGGTTAAAAATATTACGGGAGTACTTATTGAAACTGCTGCAACGGCATCTCCGCCCAATCGGCCAACCCAAAAAGCATCAACCAACTGATATGCAGCTTGTAATAAATTGGCAATCATAATCGGAACTGCCAATTTTAATAATGAAGAAAGAATTGGTCCTTCTAGTAATTCATTTTTTTTCATTTATTCGAAATAACATTAAAAAATAAGTTGATATATCAACTTTTAAAGTTTAAAAAAATTTAAAGTGTTTCTAGTTTATCTGCGTATGATTTTACAATACCCAAAGCTTCAATTCTTTCTTTTGGAGAAAAAACAGACATTACCTCATCTTCAGCTCTTTTCATAAGAGAACGAATTTCTTTTGCCATTGTAAAACCTTCATCAGTAAGACTTACGATATTTTTTCGTTTATCGATTTTATCTTTTACAACTTCAACTAAATTCTTTTTTTCGAGAGCTGTAATACTTCTCAAGATAGAAGATTTGTCGCGCATTGTCTTGTCTGACAATTCTCTCTGCGAAAATCCTCTGTGACGTAAAATCATAAGTAATGGCAATTGTTCAAGCTGCAACGTAATTCCTGATTCTGTCATCAGCGCATTTGTTCTTCTAAAAATTGCCCTTTTCATACGATGAATTTGAAAAAAGAAGCTATCAGCTATTTCTTCTTTCCAAAAGTTTAAAGCATTTTCTTGATCTGCATTTATATTTTCCATGATGCAAATTTACAAAAAAGGATGACATGTCAACTATTTTTTAAAAATTAATCATTTAACTGATATTCAATTGTTTCAATCAAATAATTCGACTCAAAAAAGAAATTTGAACGATTATTTTTACTAACTTTATTGTTAAAATTTTCCTAATCAAATAAAAAATAAAGCTGATGAAAAAACTATTTATTTTTTTGGTAATGACGCTCTTTTGGATTCCAGTAAATGCTCAAACATTTGCAGAGAACACTTCAATTGAAAGTTTAACAACTGTTAAATCCGAAAGTGAAAATTTTCAGGATAATTACGCTGACGATCTTCCTTGGCATGCTAGAAGATTTAAAGTGACGGCTGGCGCTTTTTTTCCTATTAATAATACAGAAGTTAAAGTGGGTAGTAATAATGGTGAATTTGGAAATATAATTGATTTTGAGAAAGATCTTGGCTTTAATAAAAGTACGACTTCTTTTTTCGGAACTTTTGAATGGAGAATTTCCCGAAGATCTAGACTTGGCGCTGAGTATTATTATTTAAGCAGAAATTCTACAAAAACACTTCAGAAAGAAATTGAATTTCGCGATCATGTTTATCCTGTAAATGCTACTGTTTATGCTTTTATGGACAATCATATAGGAAGAATTACTTACGGTTATGCATTTGTCTCAAAACCAAAATATGAAATCGGGGCTCTTATTGGCGCGCACGTTCTTTTTGGCGACGTCGGAATAGGATTGGCTGGCGAAACGGCAAATTTAGAGGTTAAAGATAATTTTGGCTTTACTGCTCCTCTACCCGATATTGGAGTTTGGGGAGAATTTGTCTTAGGAAGAAAAGTTGGTCTTTATGCTAACTTCAATTATTTTGCAATTAAAATCAACGACTTTGACGGAAGATTGTTGAGTTACAATTTATCAATTTTGTATAATGTCTATCAAAATTTTAGTCTTACCGCTGGTTATACTGGCCTAAATATCAGAGTTGATATGGAAAAAGAAAGACTAAATGGATTCTTTAAATGGGGATATAATGGCCCAACTTTAACCGCAACTTATAGTTTTGGAAATCATGTGAAGCTTTATAAACATTGATTTTGAGCTTCTAAGGTTCTGAGTTGCTAAGGTGCTAAGTTTTAAAATTGGAATCTTTTTTTAACGCAAAGAGCGCTAAGATTTTTTGATAAGCGAGTTTTATAAAAACGCTAAGTTCGCAAAGCTTTGTGTAGAAAAAAGCTTTGCGAACTTAGCGTTTTGTATTCGTAATCTATTAAAAAATCTTAGCGCTCTTTGCGTTAAAATTAAGTTCAAAGTTAAGAAAACCTGAAACTTGAAACTTGAAACAAAAAATAAAAAAACAAACCCGATAGCTGCTCAGCTATCGGGTTCACTTCCAAACTTAAACTTACTTAACTCAAAATAAACTAACTAATTTATTTTTCTTTTGGAGTGAATTTTATAGCTGTTCCTCCTCCAGCTGCCAACTTAATGTTTAACACGGTTTTGCTGTTTACTGTTTGTTTAGAGATTGTAACCGGATACGGATTTGTTTTGTAATTTGCACCTGCTCCGTCTGCATATATTTCTGCTTCGTATTGTTTATTTTTATCCAAGAATGAAAGCGCAACTTTTAAATCTCTCGCATTTCTATTTGTAATAGATCCTAAATACCAGTTTTTTTCATCCCAATCTTTACGGGCAATTGTAGTATATTCTCCAATTTTTGAGTCTAAAACTTTGGTATCAGACCAAGTGCAAGGCACGTCTTTTACAAACTGAAACTCTGGTTTTCCTTCATAATTTTCTGGTAAGTCTGAAGCCATTTGCAACGGACTGAAAATAATAACATACAACGCCAATTGATTTGCCAAAGTTGTCTGTACTTTTGCTCCAGAAGGCGTTTTATAATCAAAATTGAAGTTTCCTGGAGTATAATCAAATGGTCCAGAAAGCATTCTTGTAAAAGGAAGCGTTGTTAAATGTTCTGGAGTATTTCCTCCATCTACAGACCATGCATTGTATTCTTGTCCGCGTCCGCCTTCTTGAGACATGAAGTTTGGATAAGTACGCTGCAAACCAGTTCCTTTCATTGGTTCGTGATTGTCAATCATAATATGATATTTGGCCGCCGTTTCGATTACTTTTCTGTAATGACGCGCTCCGTATTGGCTATCATGCCATTCTTTTTTATCTAAAAATTTGTTTACATAACCCGTTTTAACCGAATTGACACCCATTTTTTGATACAATTTGAAAGCATCTTCCAATTGATTTTCGTAGTTTTTGGTTGCTCCAGCAGTTTCATGATGTCCGATTAAACGAACATTTTTAACGGCAGCATATTTTGTAATTTCTTCTAGATTAAAATCTGGATAAG encodes the following:
- a CDS encoding DNA-deoxyinosine glycosylase — its product is MKSFSFAPISSPTSKILILGTMPGTKSLELNQYYGHNQNNFWKFMFKILNEEFSENYEERKNLLIKNKIALWDVLQFCDRIGSLDSAIKNEIANDFENFLELHPQISVIFFNGQKAASFFKKYVRLNKDYQTFTLPSTSPANASKSFQSKLDQWKLIGTYL
- a CDS encoding helix-turn-helix domain-containing protein; its protein translation is MKIVTINTEKTQNIFDELHTNFGGKVTFDLDEYTLEVENSFAEGSIIGASFNDAISYVQFDMTFSTDVRLDILNVKSSPIYFAYCSKGNLAHSFGLNGEERKLKTFQTAIVTSKENQDNVLFFEKGKKTKLTLIIVGTQSDTKQQAQSLNQKVRDTFFENNLVQDFFYIGSYNLQIAEKIEQLNSITQTGIVRNLLKEGIMRIILAMEIQQHSDDLHAFANESNGLTLREMEEIKELSEFIKSTPEEAFSIKSLSKKSGLSPNKLQEGFKMIHNRTVNDYITHMRVLKAEVLIRTSDLNISEIVYCIGFTSRSYFSKIFKQKYNCSPKEYKFNLNSLAITA
- a CDS encoding DUF6526 family protein; translation: MKIQTYYNHIRFYKPHHFIYYPVLILFLIASIYFAITTEDHLIWAFISVGFIFLFALAFMLRQHYALTLQNRIVRLEMRYRYFTLTGKRFEEFEYKLTDDQIFALRFAPDDEFIPLLEDVLKNNLTGDAIKKAIVHWKADYHRV
- a CDS encoding MarR family winged helix-turn-helix transcriptional regulator, whose translation is MENINADQENALNFWKEEIADSFFFQIHRMKRAIFRRTNALMTESGITLQLEQLPLLMILRHRGFSQRELSDKTMRDKSSILRSITALEKKNLVEVVKDKIDKRKNIVSLTDEGFTMAKEIRSLMKRAEDEVMSVFSPKERIEALGIVKSYADKLETL
- a CDS encoding MATE family efflux transporter gives rise to the protein MKKNELLEGPILSSLLKLAVPIMIANLLQAAYQLVDAFWVGRLGGDAVAAVSISTPVIFLTIALGTGLAIAGSILIAQYFGAGNQEMVNHVAAQTLSMVIIVSIVLSIIGYILSPYFLYLLKVTPQVYVDALGFMRVAFIGLVFSFGFMIFQSIMRGVGRVTLPVYIVLGTVILNFALDPLFIYGWNFIPAMGVKGAALATLFTQLLAIVIGFAILFRGKHGIHLRIQDFKPDYKHIKKAFQIGFPSSIEQSMRALGMMAITFLIVRFGTLTVASYGAGSNLIQLILIPALGLSMAIATLVGQNIGAGNIDRAGEIAKLGAYLGFGLLTGLGVIAFIFAPYLIAFFVPNDQAVIEGGTELLRITCLSWGFLGLQLCLTGVFRAVGNTKLPMILTLVSQWVIQFPLAFILSHNTSLGKIGIWWAFPIASVLTALITLALYVKGDWKKERLTGKTNKLIDKVEKEIVKEGFEVK